One window from the genome of Glycine soja cultivar W05 chromosome 12, ASM419377v2, whole genome shotgun sequence encodes:
- the LOC114379694 gene encoding ervatamin-B-like → MAFTSQKQYTIALFLLLALGIPQMMSRKLHETSMRERHEQWMAEYGKVYKDAAEKEKRFLIFKHNVEFIESFNAAANKPYKLGVNHLADLTVEEFKASRNGLKRPYELSTTPFKYENVTAIPAAIDWRTKGAVTSIKDQGQCGSCWAFSTVAATEGIHQITTGKLVSLSEQELVDCDTKGVDQGCEGGYMEDGFEFIIKNGGITSEANYPYKAVDGKCNKATSPVAQIKGYEKVPPNSEKTLQKAVANQPVSVSIDANGEGFMFYSSGIYNGECGTELDHGVTAVGYGIANGTDYWLVKNSWGTQWGEKGYVRMQRGVAAKHGLCGIALDSSYPTA, encoded by the exons CCAAATGATGTCTCGCAAACTTCATGAGACATCTATGCGAGAAAGACACGAACAATGGATGGCGGAATATGGCAAAGTCTACAAGGATGCTGCAGAGAAGGAAAAACGTTTCCTGATATTCAAGCACAATGTGGAGTTCATTGAATCATTCAATGCTGCTGCCAACAAACCTTACAAGCTTGGCGTTAATCACCTTGCTGACCTTACAGTTGAGGAATTCAAGGCTTCCCGTAATGGATTGAAGAGGCCTTATGAGTTAAGCACAACACCATTTAAGTATGAAAATGTGACTGCAATTCCTGCAGCCATAGATTGGAGGACAAAAGGAGCTGTTACTTCAATCAAAGACCAGGGTCAATGTG GGAGCTGCTGGGCATTTTCAACTGTGGCTGCAACTGAGGGTATCCACCAAATAACTACAGGAAAACTAGTTTCCCTCTCAGAACAAGAGCTAGTGGATTGTGACACAAAAGGTGTAGACCAAGGGTGTGAAGGGGGTTACATGGAAGATGGGTTTGAATTCATTATCAAAAACGGTGGAATCACCAGTGAGGCTAACTACCCCTATAAGGCAGTTGATGGAAAATGTAACAAAGCAACCTCACCAGTGGCTCAAATTAAGGGGTATGAGAAGGTTCCTCCTAATAGCGAGAAGACACTTCAAAAAGCCGTGGCTAACCAACCAGTGTCAGTTTCTATTGATGCAAATGGTGAAGGTTTCATGTTTTACTCTAGTGGAATTTACAACGGAGAATGTGGGACTGAGCTAGACCATGGTGTTACTGCAGTGGGTTATGGCATAGCTAATGGAACTGACTATTGGCTAGTGAAGAATTCATGGGGCACACAATGGGGTGAGAAAGGATACGTAAGGATGCAACGAGGTGTAGCTGCCAAGCATGGTTTATGTGGAATTGCCTTGGATTCATCGTATCCAACTGCTTAA